GGCGCGACTGCTGCGACGCCCACGCGCCGATGCGGCTGCCGAGCGGCCGCGAGGCGTAGTAGGCGTCGGATTCGGCGTCCGACGCGAGCTCGATCGGGCCGCGGATGCGCACCTGCCGGCGCGCCGACTTCCAGTGGAAGAGCAGCGCCGCCTTGGGATTATCCCGCAACTCCAGACCCTTGACGCTCTCGCGGTTGGTGTAGAACACGAACCCGCGTGCATCGTGCCCCTTCAGGAGGACGATGCGGGCGTCCGGCATCCCGGTCCCGTCCACGGTGGCGAGGGTCATCGCGTTGGCGTCGTTCGGCTCGCTCTGCCAGGCCTCTCGGAGCCACGCGTCGAACAGTTCGATGGGGTCGGGCGTTGTTCCTGCCGCAATCGCGGCGTCGGTAAGGCTCGCGCTCACGACAAAGCCGCACTACATATGGGTGTCTTCATGACAGCACCTGTGATGGATGTAGAGGTGCCGGACGGCCGGCGCCGCTAAGAATGGACCAGTGATGGCGCGCGACCCCTATACCGTGCTTGGCATCTCGAAGTCAGCCTCGGAAAGCGAGATTAAATCCGCCTTCCGCCGGCTCGCCAAGCGGTACCATCCTGACACCAATTCGGACGACCCGAAGGCGCAGGAGCGCTTCTCGGAGGTGAATTCCGCGTACGAGATCGTCGGCGACAAGGACAAGCGCGCCAAGTTCGACCGGGGCGAGATCGACGCGGCCGGGCAGCCGCGCTTTCATGCCGGCTTCGGCTCGGGCGGCGCCTCGGGCGACCCGTTCGCCGGTTTCGGCGGCTTCTCCGGCTTCGGCCGCGGCGGTGGGCAGAACACCGGCAATCAGCGCCGCTCCTGGAGCTTCTCCTCCGGCGACGGCGGCGCGGGGGTCGACGAGATCCTGCGCGAGTTCATGGGCGGCGGCGGGGGTGCACGTGCCGAGCGGACGGCCGGCTTCGGCGGTGCGGCACCCGAACGCGGCCAGGACCTCGACGTGGTGGTCACCGTCACGCTGGACGATCTCGCCAGCGACGAGAAGCTGCGCGTCTCGCTGCCGACGGGGCGAACGGTGGACGTTCGCATCCCCCCCGGCGCCGAGCAGGACCAGCAGATCCGTCTGCGCGGCCTGGGGCACGACAGCCCCACCGGCGGCCAGCCGGGCGATGCGATCCTGACGCTGCGCATCGGCGCGCACCCGATCTTCCAGCGCGAGGGGCAGAACCTGCGCCTCGAGCTGCCGGTAACGCTGTACGACGCGGCGCTCGGTGCCAAAGTCCGCGCGCCGACGCTCAACGGCTCGGTCAACATCACCATCCCGCCCGGCTCGTCGGGCGGCAAGACCTTGCGCCTGCGAGGGCTCGGCCTGCCCACCAAGTCGGGCGGCCGGGGCGACCTCCTCGTCACCCTGCAGATCGACCTGCCCGACGATCTGCCAGACGAATTCCTGGAGATGATGCGTCGCTGGCGCGAGGATCACCCCTACCAGCCCCGCTCGTCCTGACAGCCTGGAGCGCACCGCCGCGGCCGAGCGGACGGCGACGCGGCGTGGCCGGAGCCGGTCAGAGGACGCGGTTGGTGCGCGGCAGGAGTTCGTCCATCACCGTGTCGATCAGCCACCGGGCGTGGCGCACCAGCCCGGCATCGCCGAGCGGGCCGCGCGCCGTCGTCGGCGGCACGTGGACGAAAAGCGCGCGCGGGTTGCCGCACAGCGCCGCGCCGTAGCCGGCATTGCACACGTAGGTGCCCGCACTGTGGCTGAGGCGCACGGGAAATCCCGCCTCCCGCGCCTCGCGCACCAGCTCCGGAACGTCGAACGCGGTGAAGCGCGTGCGGGTCAGCGGCGGCGCACAACCGCCCGCCGCGTCCAGCTGCGGGCCGGCGTGGCATGTGGCGATGCGCTCGTAGCGGATCATCGTCTCGCGTCCGGCGACGCCGAACATGATCACCGCGCCATAGCGCGCCGCGACCGGCGGCAGCGTCTCCACCACGCTCCAATGCGTGTCGAGGCGCAAGACGTCGACGCCCGGCGGCGGCGCGGCGGCGAGCGTCGCGGCCAGCCGCTCGGTCGGGTTCCGTGGCATGCCGGGGAAGGAACCGAAACCTGTGACCAGGATGCGCGGGGCGCTGGCCGGCCTCATGCGCCCGTCGGCGTCCAGCGTGCGGCCATGCCGTAGCCGTCGACCATGACCCGCCCCTCTTCGTACAGCATCTCGAGGTGGGCGAGCACGGAGTTGGCCGCGGCATCGAACAACCGCCGGTCCAGCGAGGCGTAGAGCGCCTCCACGATCTCGGCGATCGTCCGATCACCCGACGCCAGACGCTGCAGGATCGCCCGCTCGCGCATCAGCCGATGGCTGCGAATGCCCGACACCGTGCGCGACGGCTCCTCGATCACATCGCCATGTCCCGGCAGATAGCGCGCATGCTCCATCCGCAGGATCTTCTCCAGCGAGGCGACATAGGCCCGCATCGATCCCTCCGGCGGCGCCACGACGGTGGTCGACCAACCCATCACGTGGTCGCCGCTGAAGAAATCGGCGCCTCTGGCGAAGGCGACATGGTCGGGCGCGTGCCCGGGCGTCGTCACCGCGCGCACCGTCACTTCGCCGTTGTCGATCTCCTCGCCGTCGGCCACGACATGGTCGATCGCGAAGAGGCGGTCGGCGTAGCCGGGGCGCGGGTCCGGCTCGCCGGGGTGCAAGGCGCGGGAGATCCGGGCCGGCCCTTCGGCGACGACGGTGGCGCCGGTCATGTCGCGCACCTTGGCGAGGCCGGTGATGTGGTCGCGATGGGAGTGCGTCACCAGGATGTGGGAGACCGGACGCCCCGCGATGGCTCGCTCCAGGGTGGCGAGATGCTCGGCGAGGTCCGGCCCCGGATCGAGCAGCATCAGCCGCTCGCTCCCGATGAGGTAGGTGTTGGTGCCCGCGCCCGTGTAGGGGCTCGGGTTGTTGGCCGTGATGCGGGCGATGTCGGCCCCCATCGGCACCGCCTCGCCGTAGCGCGGGTCAAAGCTCAATCGTCGTTTCCTTCCGGTCCGCGGCGCTGCGCCGTGCGGCGCGTCCCCGCGCTGCGGCCGGCGCGCCGCCGTCTGGCGATGTTGTGTCACAGAGCGGACGGCCGATGCATCCCACGCCGAGCCGCGGGGCTCAAACGGCGAGGCCGCCTTTGTCGCGCAGGAAGGCGATGACGTCGTCCACCCCGTCGCCGCCGCGCAGGTTGGTCATGAGGAACGGCCGGTCGCCCCGCATGCGCTCGGCATCGGCGCGCATCACGTCGAGCGAGGCGCCGACGAAGGGGGCGAGGTCGGTCTTATTTATGATCAGCAGGTCGGAGCGGGTAATGCCGGGGCCACCCTTGCGCGGGATCTTCTCACCGCCCGCGACGTCGATCACGTAGATCGTGATGTCGGCCAGCTCGGGCGAGAAGGTGGCGGCGAGGTTGTCGCCACCGGACTCGACGAGCACCAGGTCCACCGCCGGGAAGCGCTCGCGCATCTCCTTGATCGCGGCGAGGTTGATCGAGGCATCCTCGCGGATCGCGGTGTGCGGGCAACCGCCGGTTTCCACACCCATGATCCGCTCGACCGCCAGCGCCTCGGCGCGCGACAGGATCAACGCATCTTCCTTGGTGTAGATGTCGTTGGTGATGGCGACGATGTCGACCCGGTCGCGCAGCGCCTTGCACAGCCGTTCCATCAGCATCGTCTTGCCGGAGCCGACCGGCCCCCCGATCCCAACACGAAGCGGCCCATGTGCCGTCGCCGACATATTTCATCCTTTCACGAAGACGCTGATTTTTCTGGCACCACGCGGGACCGGGCGCAAGAGCTGCCCGCACCGCGGCCGCTAGCGCGCCGGCACCGACACCGGTTTGCGCCGCGCCTTCACCTCGTAGAGACGCCGGTCGGCCGCCCCGGTCAGCTCGTCCAGCGTCGTGCCGTCGTCCCACAGGTCCGCCCAGCCGATGCTGACCGAAAGTGTGTAGGGCGCCACCGTCATGCACGCCGCGCGCGTCGCGTCGACGAGATCGCCGGCGACCCTCGCCGCCGACCGCTGATCGCCGGACGGGAGGATGATCAGGAACTCGTCGCCGCCGATGCGATAGACCGGATCGGTGCTGCGCACGGTGCGACGCATCAGGTCGGCCACGAAGCACAGCGCCGCATCGCCCGAGGAGTGCCCGTACTCGTCGTTCACCGCCTTGAAGTGATCGAGGTCGATGATGAGGAGGCCGAGGTGACCGCGCCGCACCACCGCATCCTGCACGAAGCCGGGCCCCTCGAGATGGAGCGCGCGGCGATTGCGCACCCCGGTCAGCACGTCGATCCGGCTCTCGATCGTCAACGCCTCGAAGCGCTGGCGGTAGGTGAGCACGCCGAAAACGTCGGCCAGGGAGGCGGTCTCCTCCTCGCCGTTGCGCTCGCCGAAGCGCAGATAGGCCCAGATGAGGGCACAAAACACCATGGTGGCGACGATCTTGGCGACGATTCCGCCATATAGCGCCGGGAACGGCACGCCGAAGTAGAGATTGAGCGCGATGAAGAACGCCAGCTGGTCGATCACCAGGATGATCGTGATCGTGCCCCACAGCCGGACGAACAGCGGCATCCAACGCCACCGCGAGACCCGTTCGTAGACGAGGATCATCGCGATGCAGTCGGCAAAGAGGAGCAAGGTGCCCCACACCGAGAGGCTGGCCGAATCGACCACGGTGTACATCGCCGATTCGCTGGTCGTGCCGGTCGCGGGCTGCTGCAGGCTGATCAGGATGAGGAGGCAGATGATCAGCAGATTGCCCAGCAAGAGCCCGTAGATGGGCTGGCGCACGGTCTCGGCGTCTTCGCGAATATAGACGAGGAGTAGCAACGGCAACTTGCCGGCAAAGAGAATGACCGACCCCGGCGTATAGGTGATCGGTCCGACGGCGACATAGACCGACATCGCCAAATAGTTTTCCGTAAAGGCCAGCGCACACAACGCACAGAAGAAGGTGCCGATGCCGAGTTGCCGCCGGAAGCGGAACAGCGGCAGCATGACGCCATAGTAAATGGCGATCTGCGCCAAGGGATAGACGAGTTGGCTCGACACTATCGCCATGTCCGCAGTCGCGGATCTCGCCGCATCAGCGCGGTCGTGTCACGCGTGGTTCTCCCGCGCATAGGCCCTCCCCTCGTATGGCGGTTCCAAACCTTCCTTACGGCTAAACCTTTCAGTAAACTACAAACGCGACGTCAGTCGTGGCGAACATTCCACGCCCGTGTCCGAAGTGTCGCGCCAAGCAGCTGCGGGACCAGCTCTGTCTGAGGCGGTTCGGCCGCGGCACTGATCACGGATCACACCCGCGTCGCCCCAGATCCTGCCATGGTTCAGGAGC
This portion of the Acuticoccus sp. I52.16.1 genome encodes:
- the pdxH gene encoding pyridoxamine 5'-phosphate oxidase; the encoded protein is MSASLTDAAIAAGTTPDPIELFDAWLREAWQSEPNDANAMTLATVDGTGMPDARIVLLKGHDARGFVFYTNRESVKGLELRDNPKAALLFHWKSARRQVRIRGPIELASDAESDAYYASRPLGSRIGAWASQQSRPAADRAELEKRVAEREAEFGENPPRPPHWGGYRLVPESFEFWQDGQFRLHDRFLFRREGGAYRVQRLYP
- a CDS encoding DnaJ C-terminal domain-containing protein codes for the protein MARDPYTVLGISKSASESEIKSAFRRLAKRYHPDTNSDDPKAQERFSEVNSAYEIVGDKDKRAKFDRGEIDAAGQPRFHAGFGSGGASGDPFAGFGGFSGFGRGGGQNTGNQRRSWSFSSGDGGAGVDEILREFMGGGGGARAERTAGFGGAAPERGQDLDVVVTVTLDDLASDEKLRVSLPTGRTVDVRIPPGAEQDQQIRLRGLGHDSPTGGQPGDAILTLRIGAHPIFQREGQNLRLELPVTLYDAALGAKVRAPTLNGSVNITIPPGSSGGKTLRLRGLGLPTKSGGRGDLLVTLQIDLPDDLPDEFLEMMRRWREDHPYQPRSS
- a CDS encoding MBL fold metallo-hydrolase, yielding MSFDPRYGEAVPMGADIARITANNPSPYTGAGTNTYLIGSERLMLLDPGPDLAEHLATLERAIAGRPVSHILVTHSHRDHITGLAKVRDMTGATVVAEGPARISRALHPGEPDPRPGYADRLFAIDHVVADGEEIDNGEVTVRAVTTPGHAPDHVAFARGADFFSGDHVMGWSTTVVAPPEGSMRAYVASLEKILRMEHARYLPGHGDVIEEPSRTVSGIRSHRLMRERAILQRLASGDRTIAEIVEALYASLDRRLFDAAANSVLAHLEMLYEEGRVMVDGYGMAARWTPTGA
- the ureG gene encoding urease accessory protein UreG; translated protein: MSATAHGPLRVGIGGPVGSGKTMLMERLCKALRDRVDIVAITNDIYTKEDALILSRAEALAVERIMGVETGGCPHTAIREDASINLAAIKEMRERFPAVDLVLVESGGDNLAATFSPELADITIYVIDVAGGEKIPRKGGPGITRSDLLIINKTDLAPFVGASLDVMRADAERMRGDRPFLMTNLRGGDGVDDVIAFLRDKGGLAV
- a CDS encoding GGDEF domain-containing protein, with amino-acid sequence MSSQLVYPLAQIAIYYGVMLPLFRFRRQLGIGTFFCALCALAFTENYLAMSVYVAVGPITYTPGSVILFAGKLPLLLLVYIREDAETVRQPIYGLLLGNLLIICLLILISLQQPATGTTSESAMYTVVDSASLSVWGTLLLFADCIAMILVYERVSRWRWMPLFVRLWGTITIILVIDQLAFFIALNLYFGVPFPALYGGIVAKIVATMVFCALIWAYLRFGERNGEEETASLADVFGVLTYRQRFEALTIESRIDVLTGVRNRRALHLEGPGFVQDAVVRRGHLGLLIIDLDHFKAVNDEYGHSSGDAALCFVADLMRRTVRSTDPVYRIGGDEFLIILPSGDQRSAARVAGDLVDATRAACMTVAPYTLSVSIGWADLWDDGTTLDELTGAADRRLYEVKARRKPVSVPAR